ACACAATAGGAACTAATTTTGGTAATCAAACaggaaaaacataatttttccaCATGAATTATCAAGATCAAAACTAACTCCAATTCAATAAAACAAACTCAAACCTGGGATTTAACAGAGAGATCAAGTGCTGTCTCCTTTCCTCCGGTAtgtcatcaatttttttcctgAATCAACAATTCCATTCAACAAATACATGAATCAACAGTTCTATTCAACGCAAGATACAATTTTTCCGTCTTTCCGAAACAGAAAGACATGAATACTAACAAAATCTAACTCTGGAAAAGTTAACAGCACCAACCAAAGGTAAGAAGCGGGATTGTATGAGGAAGGGTCGAGAGGAATGAGCTCCTTCGGTGGATCAAGAAGCGCCACTACGTCTAGCTCGTTTAAGTAATAGCTCCCTTCAACTCCGGGGACTGCATACAGCTCCGCATTCCATTCTGACTTCGCTTTGGCATTTGTTCGAGCAGTTAATCTGCATGATTTTGCCACCTCCATTGATGTACTTATCCGCTTCCACTTAGGTTGCAGTGGAAAGGCATGGGGGCGGAATTGATATGGGCAGCGCCGCCCAATCACTCCGCCGTGGTAGGTGGTGAATGTTGTCATTGCTACCATTATCGGTTTAGatcaatccaaaattgagTTCATATTTCGTCCacctgaaatttaaaattattacacTTTTTTGAAATGATTGATTTATATACTCCACCTCATATCATAGTCTAAAAGttcaatattgattttttaaataatgtcatgtacaaaattaattttgcaaaatCTTGTATTGAACaatttagaataaatttaatcttCGAACTTACCcaatgtttgtttttttccacgaatgaaaaattctcacaaataatattatgataccgattttttttcgtaatttctcgacaacaattttgaaagtttcaagtttttcaatctttgaagatagttttttcttgaaacacaccctccaaaattgtttttcaatctattaaaataacatgaattttttcattcgtgggaaaaaacaaactgagggtaaagttcgtgatattatttaccaattttaaagttcgggaaaaacccaacttttttgaaagtttcgtgatattagatgccaatatgcccttttttttttttaatgtcacatacaaaattaattttaggaaATCTTATTGTATTGTATTGAACaatttagaataaatttaCCAAAACGAGTAAATAGGCGGCCCATTAGCGGGAAAGCCCAAACGAGCATATATAAGTGGATCGGGACCAAATCACACACACGAACACGCACTTTAAGGTGAGAGAGAGCTACTGAGAGAGAAGgtgaaaaagagagagaggagaaatgTCGTCCAGCGCTGCGCAACCGTTTTGGAGAGCTGCCGGAATGACCTACGTCACCTACTCCAATCTCTGCGCCAGTCTCGTCAGGCAGTGTTTGAAGGAGCCTTACAGATCCGAAGCTCTAGCTCGCGAGAAGGTCCATTTCAGCGTTTCCAAATGGGTCGACGGCAAGCCTGAGAAGccaagtaatttttatttttcttcttttactttCAAAATTGCATATCGAATTTTGTGATCTGTTCCATTTTTTTCGATCAATTAGGTCTTTGgttgtgtttttttgttgattgattcGTTTCAGCTGTTGCGTGGCTTTATTAGGGCTGAGGTTGGCTGTGATTGATTCATGCTTTGTATATGTTGCATTTGGAGCTGTGATGCttggatttggattttatgtttttgattTCTGATTGGATTACCTTAATTGGAAAGTATACATTAGGATTGGAGTTTGTGTTTTGCTGGAGTGGGTTTGAATCCGTAATGTACCTTAACAAAGTTGGGATAATTGGTTGGGGATGTGGAAAGCACTGTTGTTGAGAGTGTTCTAGATAATATTTGATAGTTATCTCACAAAATGGTGTGTGCAAGGTTTGATTAGGAAGTGACTCCGCCattgatattgtttttatGGTATGAAATTGTTGAATTAAATGCTTTTCTATCGTATATTTCTCCTTCGGGTTTTGTAGGTGGATTTGAAGCTTCGTTGTTCTCGAATTTCTGTTCCTAAGATAGCACTGTTTGTTGTTCATTTAGCGTGTCttgattttttcttacttGTCTATTACTGTTAATTCGTAGAGTCGCATTAAAACCAGAGCCATTAACCCCAATTAAAACTATAAGAAATGCCGTTTTCTTGAACATTAGCCCCTTTTAAGCTCTGTTTGTGTTGAGAAACAACATTGGTTCCTTGTTCAATGTAATTGATCTCCTCAATTTCTGTTGAGGCCTTTAGGTGTTTACTTACTTATTGCTGTATGTCAGTTTCCTTTTAAGCCTATTAGGAAAAGAATTCATGGGATAGGGCATGGCTTAAAACAATTATGTAGATTATTTATCGTGTTCCCTGGCTGTTCCCTGGCTGATTCATTGAGCTACAGTGGATATAAAGTGCAATTATCTGCTGGTCACTGTGATTTTGTAAGGATTGCTGGATATATTAGATTAATACAACGATCAGATGTAAGGCCAATTAAAGAGAATTTTGTCCATTTTCATTATGCTATACCCAATATGTTAGACGTTAGAGCTTGTAGCAGATTAGCGGGGACACAGTGCAAGTGACTATGGTCTCCATGACTAAATGCGAGAGATTTGTTTATCTTTCTTGGGTGTTTAAGctatattttgtatatcaaATCTTCCTTGCAATTAGTTTGATACTAGAAACTTTAATGCATGGAGTTGTATGTGTGTTATGCTATCTTGCTTGGCTGCTGCTTTATAGTTTTTTCAATCAGTAATCAGAAAAATGTGCTATATTCTAACTGGAGCTTTTTCGTTGCTTTTCAGCCATCCGCACCGACACTCCTGAATGAGGCTGGAGACCGGCATAAGAAGTTCCCTCTTAATCTTCAACGCCCCTTCAAGCTAAAGATCCCTTTTCGTATTCGTTTTGTCTTGATACACAAACTATTCTGGCATTGTAATTCCCTGACAACTTCACCTGTTCTTGTGATCTGAGTTTGATCCAAATGAACTGATAATAATGTGAATGTTTTGGCTTAAGATTTTTGCTATGCTATTGCCAATCATTTGGtatttatttgatgaaattcACTAAACATTGgt
This portion of the Salvia hispanica cultivar TCC Black 2014 unplaced genomic scaffold, UniMelb_Shisp_WGS_1.0 HiC_scaffold_942, whole genome shotgun sequence genome encodes:
- the LOC125200369 gene encoding ATP synthase subunit epsilon, mitochondrial-like, translating into MSSSAAQPFWRAAGMTYVTYSNLCASLVRQCLKEPYRSEALAREKVHFSVSKWVDGKPEKPTIRTDTPE